A genomic region of Streptomyces sp. NBC_00247 contains the following coding sequences:
- a CDS encoding DUF6643 family protein: MTSPRSSYGSGYYAAPSFADTPIYDSLVAERGTPQIAPIRVPAAYETGNSYLPALPSSLPALPAAPSQPAGSYGYQQPMAQPYQPQAPMHPAQMQPAQLQHAPAPYIPQQPSPMRGYPQQQTPARGFPAQQTPARGFPQQQAPGRGGYQQQQQPPRPAPAPATGYEAMRPAAPRPAPAPSPYEDPYDRPYQGRGY, encoded by the coding sequence ATGACCTCCCCCCGCTCCAGCTACGGCAGCGGCTACTACGCCGCACCGTCGTTCGCCGACACTCCGATCTACGACTCCCTGGTCGCGGAGCGAGGCACGCCTCAGATCGCGCCGATCCGAGTGCCCGCCGCCTACGAGACCGGCAACAGCTACCTCCCCGCGCTGCCGTCCTCCCTGCCGGCCCTTCCTGCCGCTCCTTCCCAGCCCGCCGGTTCTTATGGCTATCAGCAGCCGATGGCGCAGCCGTACCAGCCGCAGGCTCCGATGCACCCCGCGCAGATGCAGCCCGCACAGCTGCAGCACGCCCCCGCGCCGTACATCCCGCAGCAGCCCTCGCCCATGCGGGGCTATCCGCAGCAGCAGACGCCCGCCCGGGGGTTCCCCGCGCAGCAGACCCCTGCGCGCGGCTTCCCGCAGCAGCAGGCTCCGGGGCGCGGTGGCTACCAGCAGCAGCAACAGCCGCCGCGGCCCGCGCCCGCGCCCGCCACCGGCTACGAGGCGATGCGGCCGGCGGCACCCCGCCCGGCGCCGGCACCTTCCCCGTACGAGGACCCGTACGACCGTCCGTACCAGGGCCGGGGGTACTGA
- a CDS encoding fluoride efflux transporter FluC: MADWLLVLVGALVGAPLRYLLGVGASHRLRSAFPWGTFAANAAASLVLGFVAATASDGDLGPRTQLLLATGFCGALSTWSTFSYELLTLTSTRRLATAGSYLMLSVGAGVGLSFAGAAVAGVIF, encoded by the coding sequence ATCGCCGACTGGCTGCTCGTCCTGGTCGGTGCGCTGGTGGGCGCCCCGCTGCGTTATCTGCTCGGAGTGGGCGCCTCCCACCGTCTGCGCTCAGCTTTTCCCTGGGGCACCTTCGCAGCCAACGCGGCCGCCTCACTGGTGCTGGGCTTCGTCGCCGCCACGGCGTCGGACGGAGATCTGGGGCCCCGGACCCAGCTCCTCCTCGCCACCGGCTTCTGCGGGGCGCTGTCCACCTGGTCGACGTTCTCGTACGAGCTGCTGACCCTGACATCGACACGGCGCCTGGCGACGGCCGGGAGTTATCTGATGCTCAGTGTGGGCGCGGGTGTCGGGCTGTCCTTCGCAGGTGCGGCGGTGGCCGGAGTCATCTTCTGA
- a CDS encoding fluoride efflux transporter FluC → MTPTPFTRHRPHPDHPPEVRIAVVAAVAVGGAAGAAARYGAELLWPTGSASFPWTVLLINVVGCFLMGVLMVTVKLRLPGGHPLISPLLGTGVLGGFTSFSHYVDDVRELFEGGRPGYALGCLLLTVVAALAAVTVGAFATHALLGDRRDSREKA, encoded by the coding sequence ATGACCCCGACACCGTTCACTCGTCACCGACCGCACCCCGACCACCCGCCCGAGGTCCGGATCGCCGTCGTCGCCGCGGTCGCGGTCGGGGGTGCGGCCGGCGCGGCGGCGCGCTACGGCGCCGAACTGCTCTGGCCGACCGGCTCTGCCTCGTTCCCGTGGACGGTCCTGCTGATCAACGTCGTCGGCTGCTTCCTCATGGGCGTCCTGATGGTCACCGTGAAGCTCCGTCTTCCCGGGGGCCACCCGCTGATCAGCCCACTCCTGGGCACCGGCGTGCTCGGCGGCTTCACCTCGTTCTCGCACTACGTGGACGATGTGCGGGAGCTGTTCGAAGGCGGCCGGCCCGGCTACGCGCTCGGCTGTCTGCTGCTGACGGTGGTGGCGGCGCTGGCCGCCGTCACGGTGGGAGCCTTCGCCACGCACGCGCTCCTCGGAGACCGCCGCGACTCCCGGGAGAAGGCGTGA
- a CDS encoding urease subunit gamma, which produces MNLAPREIDKLLLYVVADLARKRQDRGLKLNYSESVALISEAILEAARDGESVADCMELGRHVVAEDATMPGVRDMLGLLQIEASFVDGTKLVSCHDPIGG; this is translated from the coding sequence ATGAACCTCGCACCACGCGAGATCGACAAACTGCTGCTGTACGTCGTGGCCGACCTGGCGCGCAAGCGCCAGGACCGCGGGCTCAAGCTCAACTACAGCGAGTCCGTGGCGCTGATCTCCGAGGCGATCCTGGAGGCCGCCCGGGACGGCGAGAGCGTCGCCGACTGCATGGAACTCGGCCGTCACGTCGTCGCCGAGGACGCCACCATGCCCGGCGTGCGGGACATGCTCGGGTTGCTGCAGATCGAGGCGTCCTTCGTCGACGGCACCAAACTGGTGTCCTGTCACGACCCCATCGGCGGATGA
- a CDS encoding cobalamin biosynthesis protein CbiX, whose amino-acid sequence MQDDCRVVAVCGHETAYGEALRDLEALGVVVVSSGRELYRAVAGPGPGPEQLCVVPMTLGRDPRLVADSARTLRALPTGEGSRKPRALLAEPFGTTTHLIAWLRAAARRVPVTSALLVTAPAGDPFDDAELYRVASLVQRNGHHCLVEVAFTGGEPDTAEGVRRCLLLGADRVVLLPAAFAAPEAPPVPDAADRPGARIECAGPPVSRAALTRVLAERVADARRRWNERADDGITAGLAAADDHGHGHTHPPGEGHDHGHGHDHEHDHAHTHDQAHDHEHDHAHPPGEGHEHGHAHSHMHRHPSGEEHEHPHSHRDPHHHHHDDHSHSNPRPHPHVIVEGADRAVRSSV is encoded by the coding sequence CTGCAGGACGACTGCCGCGTGGTCGCCGTCTGCGGTCACGAGACCGCGTACGGAGAGGCGCTCCGGGACCTGGAGGCACTCGGGGTCGTCGTCGTGTCCAGCGGGCGTGAGCTCTACCGTGCCGTGGCCGGACCGGGGCCCGGACCCGAGCAGCTGTGCGTGGTCCCGATGACCCTGGGGCGGGACCCTCGGCTCGTGGCCGACTCGGCCCGAACCCTTCGCGCGCTGCCCACCGGCGAGGGCTCCCGGAAACCTCGAGCCCTGCTCGCCGAGCCCTTCGGCACCACCACACATCTGATCGCCTGGCTGCGCGCGGCGGCCCGCCGCGTACCCGTCACCTCGGCGCTGCTCGTCACCGCCCCGGCGGGAGACCCCTTCGACGACGCCGAGCTGTACCGGGTGGCGAGCCTGGTCCAACGCAACGGCCACCACTGCCTGGTCGAGGTCGCGTTCACGGGCGGCGAACCGGATACCGCCGAAGGTGTCCGGCGCTGCCTCCTCCTCGGTGCGGACCGGGTGGTGCTGCTCCCGGCGGCATTCGCCGCACCGGAGGCGCCCCCCGTCCCCGACGCGGCCGATCGGCCAGGAGCACGGATCGAGTGCGCCGGCCCCCCGGTGTCGCGGGCCGCACTGACCCGGGTCCTCGCCGAGCGGGTCGCCGACGCCAGGCGCCGATGGAACGAGCGGGCCGACGACGGGATCACCGCCGGCCTCGCCGCGGCCGACGACCACGGGCACGGCCACACCCACCCGCCGGGCGAGGGCCACGACCACGGGCACGGGCATGACCACGAGCACGACCACGCCCACACCCATGACCAAGCCCATGACCACGAGCACGACCACGCCCACCCGCCGGGTGAGGGCCACGAACACGGCCACGCCCACAGCCACATGCACAGGCACCCCTCGGGCGAGGAGCACGAGCACCCCCACAGCCACCGGGACCCACACCATCACCACCACGACGACCACAGCCATTCGAACCCCCGCCCGCACCCCCACGTGATCGTCGAAGGTGCGGACCGCGCTGTCAGGAGTTCCGTATGA
- a CDS encoding urease subunit beta gives MTDRQKYLYGEDPIEINAGRRTVRLTVSNTGDRAIQIGSHYHFFEVNSALSFDRQKALGMHLNIPAGTSVRVEPGGQREVELCTYAGTGRLVGFSGLLNGSLASHPAKVEAVRKAIEQGFEGAGPRRTWADDGETRSKATPRSKGTKASTDKPAKDKAKKKGSR, from the coding sequence ATGACCGACCGCCAGAAGTACCTCTACGGCGAGGACCCCATCGAGATCAACGCGGGCCGGCGCACGGTCAGACTGACCGTCAGCAACACCGGAGACCGAGCGATCCAGATCGGTTCGCACTACCACTTCTTCGAGGTCAACTCGGCGCTCTCGTTCGACCGCCAGAAGGCGCTCGGCATGCACCTCAACATCCCCGCCGGCACCTCGGTACGCGTCGAGCCCGGCGGTCAGCGCGAGGTGGAACTCTGCACCTATGCGGGAACGGGCCGCCTCGTCGGCTTCAGCGGCCTGCTCAACGGCAGTCTCGCCTCCCACCCCGCGAAGGTCGAGGCGGTACGCAAGGCCATCGAGCAGGGCTTCGAGGGAGCCGGCCCCCGGCGTACCTGGGCCGACGACGGCGAGACGCGGTCCAAAGCGACGCCGCGCAGCAAGGGCACCAAGGCCTCCACCGACAAGCCGGCCAAGGACAAGGCAAAGAAGAAGGGGTCACGCTGA
- the ureC gene encoding urease subunit alpha yields the protein MPILPRKQYTDMFGPTVGDRFHLADTNLVVEVEKDFSEGQYGDEVLYGGGKTMRDGMASDPQATSAQGALDTVITNVVLIDPVVGVVKCDIGIKNGFIAGIGKSGNPQTQNNVHPDLVIGPGTEAIAGEHLIATAGAIDTHVHLIAPQQAEQALTNGITTLIGGGTGPSDGTNGTTCTPGPYNIARFLQAAETFPVNLGIMAKGNGSLPEALDEQIAAGACALKVHEDWGATPAVIDNALNVADRHDVQVAIHTDSLNESGFFEDTRSAIDGRTIHTFHSEGAGGGHAPDIMRVAGEPNVLPSSTNPTLPYTKNSVDELLDMVMVCHHLSHDIPEDVSFADSRVRAETIAAESVLHDLGVISMFSSDSQAMGRVGESVTRAFQTAHHCKDKLGVLEGDSARNDNQRVLRYLAKVTINPAIATGISDHVGSIEKGKIADIVLWPIHSFGAKPKMVIKGGIISWAQMGDPNASLPTPQPVIYRPMFGQYGKALQATHATFMSQAGIAAGVPAELGLERMILPVSRTRTIGKHNMVRNDALPDIKVDPETFKVTLNGKVATIDPAEKLPLNHLFFLV from the coding sequence ATGCCCATCCTCCCGCGCAAGCAGTACACGGACATGTTCGGTCCCACCGTCGGCGACCGCTTCCACCTCGCCGACACCAACCTCGTCGTCGAGGTCGAGAAGGACTTCAGCGAGGGCCAGTACGGCGACGAGGTCCTCTACGGGGGCGGCAAGACCATGCGTGACGGAATGGCCTCGGACCCGCAGGCCACCAGTGCCCAGGGAGCGCTGGACACCGTCATCACCAACGTCGTCCTCATCGACCCCGTCGTGGGCGTCGTCAAGTGCGACATCGGCATCAAGAACGGCTTCATCGCGGGCATCGGCAAGTCGGGCAACCCGCAGACCCAGAACAACGTCCACCCGGATCTCGTCATCGGTCCCGGCACCGAGGCGATCGCCGGCGAACACCTCATCGCCACCGCCGGGGCCATCGACACGCACGTCCACCTGATCGCACCTCAGCAGGCCGAGCAGGCACTGACCAACGGCATCACCACCCTCATCGGTGGCGGCACGGGCCCGTCCGACGGCACCAACGGGACGACCTGTACTCCCGGGCCGTACAACATCGCCCGGTTCCTCCAGGCGGCGGAGACCTTTCCCGTCAACCTGGGCATCATGGCCAAAGGCAACGGCAGCCTGCCGGAGGCGCTCGACGAGCAGATCGCGGCCGGGGCCTGCGCCCTCAAGGTCCACGAGGACTGGGGCGCCACTCCGGCCGTCATCGACAACGCCCTGAACGTCGCCGACCGGCACGACGTGCAGGTGGCCATCCACACCGACAGCCTCAACGAGAGCGGCTTCTTCGAGGACACCCGCTCGGCGATCGACGGCCGCACCATCCACACCTTCCACAGCGAGGGCGCGGGCGGCGGTCACGCACCGGACATCATGCGTGTCGCGGGCGAGCCCAACGTGCTGCCTTCCTCCACCAACCCGACTCTGCCGTACACCAAGAACTCGGTGGACGAACTGCTCGACATGGTGATGGTCTGCCACCACCTCAGCCACGACATCCCCGAGGACGTCTCCTTCGCCGACAGCCGGGTCCGCGCCGAGACCATCGCCGCCGAATCGGTGCTGCACGACCTCGGCGTCATCAGCATGTTCTCCTCCGACTCACAGGCGATGGGCCGGGTCGGTGAGTCCGTCACCCGGGCCTTCCAGACCGCCCACCACTGCAAGGACAAGCTCGGTGTCCTGGAGGGTGACTCCGCCCGCAACGACAACCAGAGGGTGCTGCGCTACCTCGCCAAGGTCACCATCAACCCGGCCATCGCCACCGGAATCTCCGACCACGTCGGCTCGATCGAGAAGGGCAAGATCGCCGACATCGTGCTCTGGCCCATCCACTCCTTCGGCGCCAAGCCGAAAATGGTGATCAAGGGCGGCATCATCTCCTGGGCGCAGATGGGCGACCCCAACGCCTCGCTGCCCACGCCGCAGCCGGTGATCTACCGGCCGATGTTCGGGCAGTACGGCAAGGCTCTCCAGGCGACCCACGCCACCTTCATGTCGCAGGCGGGCATCGCCGCCGGGGTGCCGGCCGAACTCGGACTGGAACGCATGATCCTCCCCGTGAGCCGGACCCGGACCATCGGCAAGCACAACATGGTCCGCAACGACGCCCTGCCCGACATCAAGGTGGACCCGGAGACCTTCAAGGTCACGCTCAACGGCAAGGTGGCCACGATCGACCCGGCCGAGAAGCTTCCCCTCAACCACCTGTTCTTCCTGGTTTAG
- a CDS encoding urease accessory protein UreF, protein MYQDEGDPAVRTAGSTSDTQGLGPLLVSLQLTDSAFPSGFYTLSHSLEGFAQAGAVDAGSLPSLLEDLLLHAVGPADATALALAHRATLAGDMEAVVRIDEHLFASKLGREMRQAATRTGRQLLDLSQEVFGHPEIGDYFGRVVRREAPGTQAVAAGIIYAASGVAVRQAVASDLFAFCASFAGAALRLRLTDHRRAQTLLRGAAPVIRTAVEAALRRELADVGASAFASDVMSGRHERAEARLFAS, encoded by the coding sequence GTGTACCAGGACGAGGGCGATCCCGCGGTCAGGACGGCGGGGTCCACCAGCGACACCCAAGGGCTCGGACCGCTCCTGGTCAGCCTCCAGCTGACCGACTCGGCTTTCCCGAGCGGCTTTTACACGCTCTCGCACAGTCTGGAGGGCTTCGCGCAGGCCGGAGCGGTCGATGCCGGGAGCCTGCCGTCGCTCCTGGAGGACCTGCTGCTGCACGCCGTCGGACCGGCCGACGCAACCGCTCTCGCTCTCGCCCACCGGGCGACACTCGCGGGTGACATGGAGGCCGTCGTCCGGATTGACGAGCACCTGTTCGCGAGCAAGCTCGGCCGGGAGATGCGGCAGGCCGCCACCCGCACGGGACGGCAACTCCTCGACCTCTCCCAGGAGGTATTCGGCCACCCCGAGATCGGCGACTACTTCGGCCGGGTCGTACGCCGGGAAGCACCCGGAACCCAGGCCGTCGCCGCCGGGATCATCTACGCGGCATCCGGCGTCGCGGTCCGTCAGGCCGTCGCCTCGGACCTTTTCGCATTCTGCGCGAGCTTCGCGGGCGCGGCCCTACGCCTGCGGCTCACCGATCACCGCAGGGCGCAGACCCTGCTGCGGGGAGCCGCCCCCGTCATCCGCACGGCCGTCGAGGCCGCGCTGCGGCGCGAACTCGCGGACGTCGGCGCCTCCGCCTTCGCCTCGGACGTCATGTCGGGCCGTCACGAACGGGCCGAAGCCCGGCTGTTCGCCAGCTGA
- the ureG gene encoding urease accessory protein UreG, whose translation MDDNVLRVGIGGPVGSGKTALIEALVPVLIARGRRPAVITNDIYTQEDAQHVRRTLAGVLDPERVVGVETGACPHTAVRDDPTMNLAAGAEMLERFPDTDTLLYESGGDNLTLTFSPALVDLFLFVLDTAEGEKMPRKRGPGITESDLLVINKIDIAQYVRTDVGVMESDAHRVRGDGPVVLTDCLTGVGIEDIALYLESRRKVLI comes from the coding sequence ATGGACGACAACGTACTGCGCGTCGGAATCGGCGGACCGGTCGGTTCCGGCAAGACCGCTCTCATCGAAGCGCTGGTCCCCGTGCTGATCGCGCGGGGCCGCCGCCCCGCCGTCATCACCAACGACATCTACACCCAGGAGGACGCCCAACACGTTCGCCGTACTCTCGCCGGGGTGCTGGACCCGGAGCGGGTCGTAGGCGTCGAGACGGGCGCCTGCCCGCACACCGCCGTACGGGACGACCCCACCATGAACCTCGCCGCAGGGGCAGAGATGCTGGAGCGCTTTCCGGACACCGACACTCTGCTCTACGAGTCCGGCGGCGACAACCTCACCCTCACCTTCAGCCCGGCACTCGTCGACCTCTTCCTCTTCGTACTGGACACCGCCGAGGGCGAGAAGATGCCGCGCAAGCGGGGACCCGGCATCACCGAATCCGATCTGCTGGTGATCAACAAGATCGACATCGCGCAGTACGTCCGGACCGACGTCGGGGTCATGGAGTCCGACGCCCACCGGGTCCGCGGTGACGGTCCAGTCGTCCTCACCGACTGCCTCACCGGCGTGGGCATCGAGGACATCGCGCTCTACCTCGAATCGCGCCGCAAGGTCCTGATCTGA
- a CDS encoding urease accessory protein UreD produces the protein MPSTPPAATTDRLAPAYYAASRLPPDVAALASVPDTLAAGSPAKVGILDLAFEVRDGRTELVERYQKSPLQIMRPLWIDPAMPGMSHVYMMATGGGVAQADRYRIDVRCGPGTQLHLTTQAATKVFRMEHDFASQRVHLRAEEGSYVEYLPDPLILFKDSRFYQCSEVVVAPGATVVLGDTLTAGRLARGERHDYRTLATDLRFTRPDGTLLGVDTVRLTPGGPGGGVVGPGVFAGHDHVASVFVVTDRAPATEIADTLHTALAGSGVLFGVSTLPRECGTWVRFLDDSPVRVAAAHEAVRQAVHRLLTGHLAPNLRKP, from the coding sequence ATGCCGTCCACGCCGCCCGCCGCCACGACCGACCGGCTGGCTCCCGCGTACTACGCGGCGTCCCGCCTCCCCCCGGACGTGGCGGCCCTGGCCTCCGTGCCCGACACACTCGCGGCCGGCTCCCCGGCCAAGGTGGGCATCCTCGACCTCGCCTTCGAGGTACGGGACGGACGCACCGAACTTGTCGAGCGCTACCAGAAGTCGCCCCTGCAGATCATGCGCCCGCTGTGGATCGACCCCGCCATGCCCGGCATGAGCCACGTCTACATGATGGCGACCGGCGGCGGGGTCGCCCAGGCGGATCGCTACCGGATCGACGTCCGCTGCGGGCCGGGAACCCAGTTGCATCTCACCACTCAGGCGGCCACCAAGGTCTTCCGGATGGAGCACGACTTCGCCAGCCAGCGTGTGCACCTGAGGGCGGAGGAGGGCAGCTACGTCGAGTACCTGCCGGACCCGCTGATCCTGTTCAAGGACTCACGGTTCTACCAGTGCAGCGAAGTCGTGGTCGCCCCCGGCGCGACCGTGGTGCTCGGCGACACTCTCACCGCCGGGCGGCTCGCCCGCGGCGAGCGCCACGATTACCGCACCCTCGCCACCGATCTGCGGTTCACCCGTCCCGACGGCACCCTCCTCGGTGTCGACACGGTGCGTCTGACACCGGGCGGACCCGGCGGGGGAGTGGTGGGGCCGGGCGTTTTCGCCGGGCATGACCACGTCGCCTCGGTCTTCGTCGTGACCGACCGGGCCCCGGCCACCGAGATCGCCGACACCCTGCACACCGCGCTGGCCGGCTCGGGCGTCCTCTTCGGAGTCAGCACACTGCCCCGGGAATGCGGCACCTGGGTCCGGTTCCTGGACGACAGTCCCGTCCGCGTCGCCGCGGCGCACGAGGCCGTACGCCAAGCGGTGCACCGTCTCCTCACCGGCCACCTCGCGCCGAACCTGCGCAAACCGTAG
- a CDS encoding ammonium transporter, translated as MNTAPAPMPPAYDSGDTAWLLASTAMVLLMTPGLAFFYGGMVRTKHILMMIKMSFAALAFGTLLWWVIGYTLAFGPDVGGAGLIGNLDHVFMRGIELTTLSGHIPTYVYSTFQMGFAIITVALISGSIADRATMRGWLVFVVLWLLIVYIPLAHWVFDTDGWIVKHLGALDFAGGLPVELNSGVAGLAVALVLRAPRDFARREERPNNIPLVVIGVGLLWFGWFGFNSGSALSDQGTAAAAFINTQLGAAGAMVTWPLVEKWRTGKVTTMGVVSSAVAGMVAITPACGEINTLGAVVTGLVVGAVCAFAITLKYRFGVDDTLDVVGVHGVGGLIGLIMVGLFATARISGKKGLFYGGGWGLLGKQVLAVLAVIAFSFVLTWLIAKLVDLTVGFRDKAEYEGVPGEEQERAYDFQTAERLGALVSGKPVTSDDELVEQITRLLRAREESR; from the coding sequence ATGAACACCGCTCCCGCGCCGATGCCGCCCGCGTACGACTCCGGCGACACCGCCTGGCTGCTCGCTTCCACCGCCATGGTGCTGCTGATGACGCCGGGACTGGCGTTCTTCTACGGCGGCATGGTGCGCACCAAGCACATCCTGATGATGATCAAGATGAGCTTCGCCGCACTCGCGTTCGGCACGCTCCTCTGGTGGGTCATCGGCTACACCCTCGCCTTCGGTCCGGACGTCGGGGGCGCCGGCCTGATCGGAAACCTCGACCACGTCTTCATGCGCGGAATCGAACTGACCACCCTGTCCGGACACATCCCGACCTACGTGTACAGCACCTTCCAGATGGGCTTCGCGATCATCACCGTGGCCCTGATCAGCGGATCCATCGCCGACCGCGCCACGATGAGGGGCTGGCTCGTCTTCGTCGTCCTGTGGCTCCTGATCGTCTACATCCCTCTCGCCCACTGGGTGTTCGACACCGACGGCTGGATCGTGAAGCACCTGGGGGCACTCGACTTCGCCGGAGGTCTCCCGGTGGAGCTCAACTCCGGGGTGGCCGGACTCGCCGTCGCGCTGGTGCTGCGTGCACCGCGCGACTTCGCCCGGCGTGAGGAACGGCCCAACAACATCCCGCTCGTCGTGATCGGTGTGGGCCTCCTCTGGTTCGGCTGGTTCGGATTCAACTCCGGCTCCGCGCTGAGCGACCAGGGCACCGCGGCGGCGGCGTTCATCAACACCCAGCTCGGCGCCGCCGGTGCGATGGTCACCTGGCCACTGGTCGAGAAATGGCGTACCGGCAAGGTCACCACCATGGGCGTCGTCTCCTCGGCCGTCGCCGGCATGGTGGCCATCACCCCCGCCTGCGGCGAGATCAACACCCTCGGAGCGGTCGTCACCGGACTGGTGGTGGGCGCTGTCTGCGCCTTCGCCATCACTTTGAAGTACCGCTTCGGGGTGGACGACACCCTGGACGTGGTGGGCGTGCACGGCGTCGGCGGCCTGATCGGCTTGATCATGGTCGGCCTGTTCGCCACCGCCCGGATCAGCGGCAAGAAAGGGCTCTTCTACGGCGGTGGCTGGGGCCTGCTGGGCAAGCAGGTCCTCGCCGTCCTCGCGGTGATCGCGTTCTCCTTCGTCCTCACCTGGCTCATCGCCAAACTCGTCGACCTGACCGTCGGCTTCCGCGACAAGGCCGAGTACGAAGGGGTGCCGGGCGAGGAGCAGGAACGCGCGTACGACTTCCAGACGGCGGAGCGCCTCGGCGCACTGGTCTCCGGGAAGCCTGTGACCAGCGACGACGAGCTCGTAGAGCAGATCACCCGGCTGCTGCGCGCCCGGGAGGAATCCCGGTAG
- a CDS encoding glycosyltransferase has translation MSAVAWIAVGSLIAWVWLLLGQGFFWITDQRLPVRAEPARWPSVAVVVPARDEAPVLPVSLPSLLAQDYPGEVFVVLVDDCSTDGTGTLARELADRCGGLELRVVHPGEPEPGWTGKLWAVRHGIAVARRRNPEFLLLTDADIAHEPDSLRELVAAAGPAGPDGYALVSQMARLRVESCWERLVVPAFVYFFGQLFPFRRVNRQGARTAAAAGGCVLLRDEAAVRAGVPESIRQAVIDDVSLARVVKRTGGRIWLGLAERVDSVRPYPGLGELWRMVSRSAYAQLGHSPLLLAGTVPGLALVYLAPPATLVTGSVLDDPAAAWAGGLAWAVMTGTYLPMLTYYRQSLWLAPLLPFTASLYLLMTVDSAVQHYRGRGAAWKGRTYARPEAAPEP, from the coding sequence ATGAGCGCCGTTGCCTGGATCGCCGTGGGTTCCTTGATCGCGTGGGTGTGGTTGTTGCTCGGCCAGGGTTTCTTCTGGATCACGGACCAGCGGTTGCCCGTGCGGGCGGAACCGGCGCGCTGGCCCTCGGTCGCCGTCGTCGTACCGGCCCGGGACGAGGCCCCGGTCCTGCCGGTGAGCCTTCCCTCGCTGCTGGCGCAGGACTATCCCGGCGAGGTCTTCGTCGTCCTCGTCGACGACTGCAGTACGGACGGCACCGGAACTCTCGCGCGGGAGCTGGCGGACCGCTGCGGCGGGCTGGAGCTCCGGGTCGTCCACCCGGGCGAGCCGGAACCGGGGTGGACGGGCAAGCTGTGGGCGGTGCGGCACGGGATCGCCGTGGCGCGGCGGCGGAACCCGGAATTCCTGCTGCTGACCGACGCGGACATCGCCCACGAGCCGGACAGCCTGCGGGAGCTGGTGGCGGCGGCGGGTCCCGCGGGTCCGGACGGCTACGCCCTGGTCTCCCAGATGGCCCGGCTCCGGGTGGAGAGCTGCTGGGAGCGGCTGGTGGTGCCGGCCTTCGTCTACTTCTTCGGGCAGCTCTTCCCCTTCCGCCGGGTGAACCGGCAGGGGGCGCGGACCGCCGCGGCGGCCGGCGGCTGCGTGCTGCTGCGCGACGAGGCCGCGGTACGGGCGGGAGTCCCGGAGTCCATCCGGCAGGCGGTGATCGACGACGTGTCGCTGGCGCGGGTGGTGAAGCGCACCGGCGGCCGGATCTGGCTGGGGCTCGCGGAGCGGGTGGACAGTGTCCGCCCCTACCCGGGGCTCGGGGAGCTGTGGCGGATGGTCTCGCGGAGCGCGTACGCGCAGCTGGGCCACAGTCCGTTGCTGCTCGCGGGGACGGTGCCGGGTCTCGCGCTCGTCTACCTCGCGCCGCCGGCGACGCTGGTGACCGGTTCGGTCCTGGACGACCCGGCGGCCGCGTGGGCCGGAGGACTGGCGTGGGCGGTCATGACGGGGACGTATCTGCCGATGCTGACGTACTACCGCCAGTCGCTCTGGCTCGCGCCGCTGCTGCCCTTCACGGCCTCGCTGTACCTGCTGATGACGGTCGACTCGGCCGTCCAGCACTACCGGGGGCGGGGCGCGGCCTGGAAGGGGCGTACCTATGCCCGGCCGGAGGCCGCCCCGGAGCCGTGA